Proteins from a single region of Rana temporaria chromosome 5, aRanTem1.1, whole genome shotgun sequence:
- the LOC120941469 gene encoding CUB and sushi domain-containing protein 3-like, translating into MGTVLSPDYPEGYGNNLNCIWTIISDPGSRIHLSFNDFDLESQFDFLAIKDGDSLDSPILGTFTGAEVPSHLTSNSHIIRLEFQADHSMSGRGFNITYSTFGHNECPDPGVPLNARRFGDNFQLGSSVSVVCEEGFIKTQGTETITCMLIDGKIMWSGPIPKCEGLWPPLFYCFKIFNL; encoded by the exons ATGGGGACAGTTCTCTCTCCAGACTATCCAGAAGGCTATGGAAACAATTTGAACTGCATTTGGACTATAATATCTGATCCAGGGAGTCGGATCCATCTGTCATTTAATGACTTTGACTTGGAATCTCAGTTTGACTTTCTTGCTATTAAGGATGGTGATTCTTTGGACTCACCAATATTGGGAACTTTCACAGGTGCTGAAGTCCCGTCCCACCTTACCAGTAACAGTCATATAATCCGCCTGGAATTCCAAGCTGACCATTCAATGTCTGGACGAGGTTTCAATATTACATATAGCA CATTTGGTCACAATGAATGCCCTGATCCTGGAGTTCCATTAAATGCTCGTCGTTTTGGGGACAACTTTCAGCTGGGAAGTTCTGTATCAGTTgtctgtgaagaaggcttcatcAAGACTCAGGGCACTGAAACCATTACTTGCATGCTGATTGATGGGAAAATTATGTGGAGTGGTCCAATACCAAAATGTGAAGGTCTGTGGCCTCCATTATTTTATTGTTTCAAGATTTTTAATCTTTGA